From one Peredibacter starrii genomic stretch:
- a CDS encoding AraC family transcriptional regulator, whose protein sequence is MNKTDILSTTLTNVHLKTSVSRGFEAGGRTVIEFPGYEGIKFNVILRGECSLSIVGSRQKYHFKTGDCFLMTQGKPFSIGRDLSSKRKVNALTVLSKNSEGTASFNGGEDFLLTGALFTFEGPFAKVVLEKLPPVIHIPENLDQALVLRWGLERFHSEYLNQRPGRSVILNHLAPIMLLQIFRVYLQIEKKESNWITALEDANLMKVIESMHTDFGKNWSLESLAKLAGMSRSGFALKFKNQVGFSPLDYLTRYRMQIACELLEKREKKIAEISQIVGYESESAFSYAFNKIVGHRPGRHGSIFTPGR, encoded by the coding sequence ATGAATAAGACCGATATACTTTCGACGACGCTTACAAACGTGCATCTCAAAACTTCCGTTAGCCGAGGCTTCGAAGCCGGAGGGCGCACGGTGATAGAATTTCCAGGATATGAAGGCATAAAGTTCAACGTCATCTTACGAGGGGAATGCTCCCTCTCAATAGTAGGAAGTCGCCAGAAATATCATTTCAAAACGGGTGACTGTTTCCTTATGACTCAAGGGAAACCCTTTTCTATTGGAAGGGATTTAAGCAGCAAGAGAAAAGTTAACGCTTTAACCGTCCTTTCGAAGAACTCCGAAGGTACTGCATCATTCAACGGCGGTGAGGACTTTTTGTTAACGGGTGCCCTTTTCACATTCGAAGGACCCTTTGCGAAAGTCGTTCTAGAAAAGCTTCCACCCGTCATTCATATCCCAGAAAATCTTGATCAAGCCTTGGTTCTTCGATGGGGCCTTGAGCGTTTTCATTCGGAGTACCTCAATCAAAGGCCCGGTAGGTCAGTCATTCTAAATCACCTTGCTCCGATCATGCTTCTACAGATCTTCCGTGTGTACCTTCAAATAGAGAAAAAGGAGTCGAATTGGATTACTGCGCTCGAAGATGCGAATTTGATGAAGGTTATTGAATCCATGCATACCGATTTCGGAAAGAATTGGAGCCTGGAAAGCCTCGCAAAGCTCGCAGGAATGTCCCGATCTGGGTTTGCTCTAAAGTTTAAAAACCAAGTGGGCTTCTCGCCGCTGGATTATCTCACGAGGTACCGAATGCAAATCGCATGCGAATTACTCGAAAAGCGCGAAAAGAAGATTGCTGAGATCTCACAGATTGTCGGATACGAATCTGAGAGTGCCTTCAGTTACGCTTTCAATAAAATAGTGGGACATCGACCTGGTCGACATGGATCAATATTCACACCTGGACGCTGA
- a CDS encoding type IV toxin-antitoxin system AbiEi family antitoxin domain-containing protein: MLTHLFKKGEIQRISRGLYALAGVDPSGEDWKYYDLAVTASSYKDAVICLISALSYWEVTEEFARSFWLAFPNNHPPIKNSMVRMIRPRNLELGIIKIQLSGVVVKITDPERSIVDAFKYLDEESSVTSLRMYLNQEESKINIVKLVNYAVTLKEVKLLKILKDIASAQAKSYPSLKGKAFKDTIKEISKIREHA; the protein is encoded by the coding sequence ATGCTTACTCATCTTTTTAAGAAAGGTGAGATACAAAGAATAAGTCGAGGCCTTTATGCACTGGCTGGAGTTGATCCAAGTGGTGAAGACTGGAAATATTATGATCTGGCCGTAACTGCGAGTTCATATAAAGACGCAGTTATTTGCCTCATCTCGGCTCTCTCTTACTGGGAGGTCACAGAAGAATTTGCTCGTTCCTTCTGGCTTGCCTTTCCAAACAATCATCCCCCAATAAAAAATTCGATGGTGAGAATGATTCGACCGAGAAATCTAGAACTCGGAATAATTAAAATTCAACTTTCTGGAGTCGTGGTTAAAATCACAGATCCGGAAAGAAGTATTGTGGATGCCTTTAAGTATTTGGACGAAGAAAGTTCTGTTACAAGTCTTAGAATGTATCTAAATCAAGAAGAATCAAAAATTAATATCGTGAAGCTTGTTAATTACGCAGTGACACTTAAGGAAGTTAAGCTTCTAAAAATTCTAAAAGACATAGCGTCTGCACAGGCAAAGTCTTACCCATCCCTTAAAGGAAAAGCTTTTAAGGATACGATTAAAGAGATTTCAAAAATTAGGGAACACGCATGA
- a CDS encoding response regulator translates to MSLNILVVDDEKDLTELVKELLGLEGHTVTTAYNGKLGLEAYLKIKPNLIITDQMMPVLDGLGMIRKIREEYKDNNVKIILSSAGVKHLGAEVQWDLFLRKPPNIDDYLKAIQKLFQHAGADQ, encoded by the coding sequence ATGAGTTTAAACATTCTCGTCGTAGACGACGAAAAAGATCTCACAGAACTAGTTAAGGAATTGCTTGGACTGGAAGGGCACACTGTAACGACAGCGTATAATGGGAAGCTTGGTCTTGAAGCATATCTAAAAATAAAGCCCAATCTCATTATCACAGATCAGATGATGCCTGTGCTAGATGGTTTAGGTATGATTAGAAAGATACGAGAAGAGTACAAAGACAATAATGTGAAAATTATTTTATCCAGTGCAGGAGTAAAGCACTTAGGTGCAGAAGTTCAATGGGACCTATTTCTAAGAAAACCTCCAAATATTGATGATTATCTCAAAGCAATCCAAAAATTATTCCAGCACGCTGGTGCCGATCAATAA
- a CDS encoding nucleotidyl transferase AbiEii/AbiGii toxin family protein produces MNEEQIKARLVAIAKDQKKTFNDLLKPLSFERLLARVAVSPHRSKLIFKGGLCLKQFIDGGRETIDIDFLIRRVAAEAGVIEQVFKEILANELDDSFKFSFIDCEQLDVQSKKYPGYRINIQVNLGKTKDRLQVDLGIGDVVDEFEMEFDVLQYKGEPLISQGGVSILAYPPEFIFSEKLQAIIDLGALNSRMKDYFDCHVLITKGVLDEEKVVSAIQKTFQNRKTELKKIEPAQEEMIGLWLSFQRKVPVAPKDISEAINAINGYLVKIGLV; encoded by the coding sequence ATGAACGAGGAACAAATCAAAGCACGCCTTGTCGCAATAGCAAAAGATCAAAAGAAGACATTCAATGATCTGTTGAAGCCGTTATCCTTTGAGAGATTGCTGGCAAGGGTTGCAGTGTCTCCTCATCGCAGCAAACTCATCTTTAAAGGAGGACTTTGCTTAAAGCAATTTATTGATGGAGGAAGAGAGACGATTGACATTGATTTTCTCATTAGAAGAGTTGCAGCAGAAGCTGGAGTCATAGAGCAAGTTTTTAAAGAGATTTTAGCCAACGAACTGGATGACTCTTTTAAGTTTTCATTTATAGATTGTGAGCAATTGGACGTTCAGAGCAAAAAGTATCCTGGATATAGAATCAATATACAGGTGAACCTTGGTAAGACTAAAGATCGCTTGCAGGTCGACCTGGGAATCGGTGATGTCGTTGATGAATTTGAAATGGAGTTTGATGTCCTCCAGTACAAAGGGGAGCCACTTATTAGTCAGGGAGGAGTTAGTATTCTTGCATATCCTCCAGAGTTTATTTTCTCTGAAAAACTTCAGGCTATTATTGATCTTGGTGCCCTTAATTCAAGGATGAAAGACTACTTTGATTGTCATGTCTTAATTACAAAAGGTGTACTTGATGAAGAGAAAGTTGTTTCCGCTATTCAGAAGACATTTCAAAATAGGAAAACAGAACTCAAGAAAATTGAACCCGCTCAGGAAGAAATGATAGGCCTTTGGTTGTCCTTCCAGAGGAAGGTTCCTGTTGCTCCGAAGGACATTTCCGAGGCGATCAACGCAATCAATGGATATCTTGTTAAAATTGGACTCGTTTAA
- a CDS encoding sensor histidine kinase, with translation MGEPENRNDISSHSQLNQKAEFDLDYRALFVSAPGMYLVLLPDENFTIVEVSNSYAEATMTKREEIVGRGLFEVFPDNPEDLKATGVNNLRASLNRVIKTKAPDAMAVQKYDIRLPASKGGGFEERYWSPANTPVQDSNGRLHVIIHKVEDVTDYVRLKQLGMEKDKLTEDLQHKTSQMEFDILRHSQELQDANEKLRVKIIEIKNTEKDLRDAIKARDEFLSLASHELKTPLSSLRLQVQLRKRKFEMGNLDEFSPERIPALLHDDERHLNRLIRLVDDMLDVSRLATGKFQLSIEETDLGAVVLEVVNRFRPLLESSEIDINLDTAARVVGQWDSHRIEQVVTNLLTNAMKYGEGNPIYIRISKLGDKGLLTVRDEGIGIAEVDNKRIFDQFERVASQDEVSGLGLGLYITKQFVEAHGGKIHVDSKLNEGSTFTVELPIYAMKNSKDHNVSP, from the coding sequence ATGGGAGAACCCGAAAACAGAAACGATATATCATCTCATTCACAGTTAAATCAAAAGGCTGAATTCGACCTCGATTACCGCGCCCTTTTTGTATCCGCTCCTGGAATGTATTTGGTTCTTTTACCTGACGAGAATTTTACTATCGTCGAGGTAAGTAACTCATATGCAGAAGCAACCATGACAAAGCGAGAAGAAATTGTAGGACGTGGACTTTTTGAAGTATTCCCAGACAATCCCGAGGACTTGAAAGCAACCGGGGTAAATAATCTTCGTGCATCTCTGAATAGAGTTATCAAGACCAAGGCCCCCGACGCCATGGCAGTCCAGAAATATGATATCCGCCTTCCTGCCTCTAAGGGTGGAGGATTTGAAGAGCGTTATTGGAGTCCGGCAAATACGCCTGTGCAGGATTCTAACGGCCGGCTTCATGTCATCATACATAAAGTTGAAGATGTGACTGATTATGTTCGCTTAAAGCAACTCGGGATGGAAAAAGATAAATTAACAGAAGATCTCCAACATAAGACGAGTCAGATGGAATTCGATATTCTTAGGCATTCTCAGGAATTGCAAGATGCGAATGAGAAACTTCGGGTGAAAATCATAGAAATCAAGAATACGGAGAAGGATTTGAGGGATGCGATTAAAGCTCGTGACGAATTTTTATCCCTCGCTTCCCACGAACTAAAAACACCACTTTCCTCGCTTAGGCTTCAAGTGCAACTCAGAAAGCGCAAATTTGAAATGGGAAATCTAGATGAATTCTCGCCAGAGCGCATTCCCGCCCTTTTACATGATGATGAGCGACACTTGAATCGTCTGATCCGTCTGGTAGATGATATGCTTGATGTTTCGAGGCTCGCAACGGGAAAATTTCAGCTTTCAATTGAAGAAACAGATCTTGGAGCAGTCGTCCTCGAGGTAGTCAATAGATTTAGACCGCTGCTCGAAAGCTCAGAAATTGATATCAATTTAGATACAGCTGCAAGAGTCGTTGGCCAATGGGATAGCCACCGCATTGAACAGGTAGTTACGAACCTTCTTACAAACGCCATGAAATATGGAGAAGGGAACCCCATTTATATTAGAATATCTAAGCTGGGCGACAAAGGGCTTCTGACTGTTCGCGATGAAGGAATTGGAATCGCGGAGGTCGACAATAAGAGAATCTTCGACCAGTTCGAGCGAGTGGCCTCACAAGACGAAGTAAGTGGGCTGGGTCTGGGACTTTATATTACGAAGCAATTTGTAGAGGCACATGGAGGTAAGATTCATGTTGATAGTAAGCTAAATGAAGGCTCCACTTTTACTGTAGAACTTCCAATTTACGCTATGAAAAACTCCAAAGATCACAATGTTTCCCCATAA
- a CDS encoding ATPase domain-containing protein, giving the protein MPRELLLKKIIKTNIKGFDEVLGGGLVRGSIYLIEGPPGSGKTILANQVLFNLANSEEHAAFITLLAESHGKMLDHIGEFNFFDEKIIGSCIFFYGAYQTLKEGKLTAFRNYLTKVIHDSKLKFMVIDGFRIANSFSSGEMEVATFIHELSALASTTECTILILNQPTYPKSSTSLEGLVDGIIELSNADVGLRAIREIQIYKMRGLKQKQGKHVFKIDENGLNFFPRTEARDPQKISVNSKSNKFKFGITNLDQMLDGGIIPKSITSIIGPPGSGKTIIGLNFLKEGLQSGETCLYFGFYEKPDQILSKASAIGLDLSSYVKSKKLIILWFPPTENLLDELSEILIKSITEHKAARVLVDGIDGMKMSSAFPDRLSFYMAALSLQLRDSGATTIVTEEASFNYETILKFGEHSALFENLISLRFEEVNYNLHRLISIMKARESEYDTSVREFTISADGVFVNPETFSLDKVSNYKIERSQKE; this is encoded by the coding sequence ATGCCAAGAGAATTACTTTTAAAAAAGATAATAAAAACAAACATAAAAGGTTTTGACGAAGTTCTCGGCGGAGGACTCGTTAGAGGTAGTATCTACTTGATCGAAGGTCCTCCGGGCTCAGGAAAAACCATCTTAGCCAATCAGGTTCTATTTAACCTCGCAAATTCAGAAGAACATGCTGCTTTTATTACATTACTGGCTGAGTCGCATGGAAAAATGCTCGACCACATCGGAGAGTTCAACTTCTTTGATGAGAAGATAATCGGGAGCTGCATCTTTTTCTATGGGGCATACCAGACACTGAAAGAGGGTAAATTGACGGCCTTCAGAAATTATTTAACAAAGGTCATTCATGATTCAAAATTAAAGTTCATGGTCATTGACGGATTTCGAATTGCGAATAGCTTTTCGTCAGGCGAAATGGAAGTCGCGACTTTTATTCATGAACTGAGTGCACTCGCAAGTACAACTGAATGTACTATTTTAATTTTGAATCAGCCAACCTATCCGAAGTCTTCAACTTCCCTCGAAGGCTTAGTTGATGGGATCATTGAATTGAGTAACGCTGACGTTGGACTAAGAGCGATTCGTGAAATTCAAATTTATAAAATGCGCGGCTTGAAGCAGAAGCAAGGAAAGCATGTTTTTAAAATCGATGAAAATGGCCTGAACTTCTTTCCCCGTACAGAGGCAAGAGACCCACAGAAAATTTCGGTAAACTCAAAATCCAATAAGTTTAAATTTGGAATTACCAACCTGGATCAAATGCTTGATGGCGGAATTATACCTAAATCTATAACATCAATCATTGGGCCACCTGGATCAGGTAAGACCATCATAGGCCTAAATTTTCTAAAAGAAGGGCTTCAGAGTGGCGAAACTTGTCTATATTTTGGCTTTTATGAAAAGCCTGATCAAATTTTATCAAAGGCAAGTGCTATAGGTTTGGATCTTTCATCATACGTGAAAAGTAAAAAGCTAATCATTTTATGGTTTCCTCCTACGGAAAATCTTCTAGACGAGCTTTCAGAAATTCTCATCAAATCTATTACTGAACATAAAGCTGCTAGAGTCTTGGTCGATGGGATAGATGGAATGAAAATGTCTTCTGCTTTTCCTGACAGATTATCATTTTATATGGCAGCCTTAAGTCTTCAGTTAAGGGACAGTGGTGCTACAACAATTGTAACAGAAGAAGCCTCTTTTAACTACGAAACTATCTTGAAGTTTGGAGAACATTCAGCTTTGTTCGAAAACCTTATCTCTCTTCGCTTCGAAGAAGTAAATTACAATCTCCATCGACTCATATCAATTATGAAAGCAAGAGAAAGTGAATACGATACGAGCGTTAGAGAGTTCACGATCTCAGCAGATGGGGTCTTTGTTAACCCCGAAACATTTTCTCTTGATAAAGTTTCAAATTATAAAATTGAGAGGAGTCAGAAGGAATGA
- a CDS encoding response regulator: MTLKILVIDDETEIAEIIRDLLEMEGYKVESAYDGKSGIEVYLKSKPDLIITDNMMPLMSGVEMIKSIREIHGDKKVKIILSSAGLMHQNVKIEWDLFLRKPPNIEEILKAIQTLFPERDEKQSN, encoded by the coding sequence ATGACTCTAAAAATACTTGTCATCGATGACGAAACCGAAATTGCAGAAATAATCAGAGACTTGCTGGAAATGGAAGGTTACAAAGTGGAGTCGGCCTATGATGGAAAATCTGGAATCGAGGTTTATCTGAAGTCTAAACCTGATTTGATTATTACTGACAATATGATGCCTCTTATGAGCGGCGTAGAGATGATAAAATCAATCCGTGAGATACACGGTGATAAAAAGGTAAAAATAATCTTATCTAGCGCAGGTCTTATGCATCAGAATGTTAAAATTGAGTGGGACTTATTTTTAAGAAAACCACCCAATATCGAGGAAATTCTTAAGGCTATTCAAACTCTCTTCCCTGAACGGGACGAGAAACAATCTAATTGA
- a CDS encoding ATPase domain-containing protein, producing MPNELKKKIIKTKVHGLDEILGGGLIRGSIYLIDGPPGSGKTILGNQIIFNLATPKDPAAFITLLAEMHGKMLDHIGEMNYFNKSKVGIDISYYGAYHILEAGKLAALRKFLVDLIHAQNLKFIVIDGFKIVDYFSSVETESARFVHELSALASTTGCTLLLLNQGTKSLSPTSLEALVDGIIELKLIDTGLRTIREIQIYKMRGLDQNKGHHVFNISADGIKIFTRTESRKMGRSIFKNSHSNLKFGIKCLDEMLIGGIKAGSTTSLIGPPGSGKTFFGLKFLEEGLKLGETCVFFGFYEEPSQLVTKAASIGIDLTPYLENQRLIVFWCPPTENLIDEISETLMNLITKHSASRVFVDGIDGIKMSSVYPERFSKYVAALSILLRYSGATSLLTEETSFNNDLSLKQGEHSALIENIISLRYVNVFSKLHRLIAILKVRESPYDTSSREFSISSQGIDVNQNSFFADEVVEHKNPRTL from the coding sequence ATGCCTAATGAATTAAAAAAAAAGATAATAAAGACTAAAGTGCATGGTCTTGACGAGATACTAGGTGGAGGACTTATCCGAGGAAGTATTTATTTGATAGATGGCCCTCCTGGTTCAGGAAAAACAATTCTCGGAAATCAAATCATTTTTAATCTCGCCACCCCGAAAGACCCTGCCGCATTTATTACTTTACTCGCAGAAATGCATGGCAAAATGCTGGACCACATTGGTGAGATGAATTACTTCAACAAATCAAAAGTAGGAATTGATATATCTTATTATGGTGCATATCACATTCTTGAGGCGGGAAAATTAGCAGCGTTAAGAAAATTCTTGGTTGATCTTATACATGCCCAAAACCTTAAGTTCATTGTTATTGATGGCTTCAAAATCGTTGATTATTTTTCTTCTGTAGAAACGGAATCCGCAAGATTTGTTCATGAATTGAGTGCCCTGGCCAGTACCACTGGATGTACGCTACTACTCCTCAACCAAGGAACAAAATCCTTAAGCCCAACTTCTTTAGAAGCTTTAGTTGATGGCATCATCGAATTGAAATTAATTGATACCGGTCTTAGGACAATTCGCGAAATACAAATTTATAAAATGCGTGGCTTGGATCAGAATAAAGGCCATCACGTATTTAATATCTCTGCTGACGGGATTAAAATATTTACTCGAACAGAATCGCGAAAAATGGGAAGATCCATCTTCAAAAATTCACATAGTAATCTTAAATTCGGAATAAAGTGTCTTGATGAAATGTTGATTGGAGGAATCAAAGCTGGCTCCACCACATCCTTGATTGGCCCTCCAGGATCAGGAAAAACATTTTTTGGTTTAAAATTTCTCGAAGAAGGTCTGAAGCTTGGAGAAACTTGTGTCTTCTTTGGATTTTATGAAGAACCCTCTCAACTAGTAACAAAAGCTGCAAGTATAGGCATAGATCTTACTCCTTATCTGGAAAACCAAAGATTGATAGTGTTTTGGTGTCCTCCAACAGAAAACTTAATCGACGAGATTTCAGAAACGCTAATGAATCTCATTACAAAACATAGTGCTTCAAGGGTTTTTGTTGATGGAATTGATGGCATCAAAATGTCTTCGGTTTATCCAGAAAGATTTTCGAAATATGTAGCGGCTTTAAGCATTCTTTTGAGATACAGTGGTGCAACTTCTCTCTTGACAGAAGAAACCTCCTTCAACAACGATTTATCACTTAAGCAAGGTGAGCATTCTGCATTAATAGAAAATATAATTTCTCTTAGATATGTTAATGTATTTTCCAAACTTCATAGATTGATTGCAATTTTGAAGGTAAGAGAAAGTCCATATGATACTAGTTCAAGAGAGTTTTCAATCTCTTCTCAGGGTATCGACGTGAACCAAAATTCTTTCTTCGCAGATGAAGTTGTGGAACATAAGAATCCGAGAACGTTATGA
- a CDS encoding response regulator, which yields MAKILVIEDEYDISSTLEMLLSDEGYEVVIAQNGQEALDRLSEIKPDLIISDIMMPFKNGYDTLEQIRTLPEYHLTPYILMSAGGAPDPARKPEWNYFFKKPFNIYNMLEVVAKLLKDSSK from the coding sequence ATGGCGAAAATTCTCGTAATAGAAGACGAATATGATATTTCCAGCACACTAGAAATGCTTCTCTCTGACGAAGGCTATGAGGTAGTGATTGCTCAGAATGGACAGGAAGCCCTTGATCGTCTTTCTGAGATAAAACCAGACCTAATCATTAGTGATATCATGATGCCGTTTAAGAATGGATACGACACATTAGAACAAATTCGGACACTTCCTGAGTACCATCTTACCCCCTATATACTGATGAGTGCTGGCGGCGCTCCAGATCCTGCTCGTAAACCTGAGTGGAATTACTTTTTTAAAAAACCTTTTAATATCTACAATATGCTCGAAGTCGTTGCAAAGCTCCTTAAAGATAGCTCAAAGTAA
- a CDS encoding sensor histidine kinase, which produces MPQLEEAMYRSIYGQMLLDNRKKLLALFIQKVRQTMPSAKTLDDRTLENSLFEFITSIAKIISLEADLDNWDLFKENVEASREHGKSRAKIASYTLDQVISEFRLLRSLIFSALEEDGTFPAIERDKILFAIDNGMTQAATEFAYERGFKDARLSKEISAKNLALDEANFLRNERKQRETFFSTVTHDMRNPLSIIKSSAEMIVKRPDDLPSVLKYANKIIKNIDRSNVMIKDLLDSKMLRSGGKLSLQKVECDLGSIIKETCEDLSEVYGPRFKTEKIPTVKGRFDCSGLKRALENLMINAIKYGAPDKPIKVSLNQTKTELCIQVHNEGNPIPLKDQASLFEYYHRSNVQNGSQLGWGIGLTLVKGIAEGHDGKVEVRSSKDEGTTFFIILPI; this is translated from the coding sequence ATGCCACAACTAGAAGAAGCAATGTATCGATCAATTTATGGGCAAATGCTTCTAGATAACCGCAAAAAATTGTTAGCTCTATTCATTCAGAAAGTGCGGCAAACAATGCCATCTGCAAAGACTCTCGATGATAGAACGCTTGAGAATAGTTTATTTGAATTTATAACATCTATTGCAAAAATTATTTCTTTGGAAGCAGACTTAGATAATTGGGATCTATTCAAGGAGAATGTTGAAGCATCACGTGAACATGGAAAGTCACGCGCTAAAATAGCTAGTTATACTCTGGATCAGGTCATCTCTGAATTTCGTTTACTTCGCTCCTTAATCTTTTCAGCTTTGGAGGAAGATGGAACTTTTCCAGCTATTGAGAGAGATAAAATATTATTCGCTATCGATAACGGAATGACTCAAGCAGCTACAGAGTTTGCCTACGAAAGAGGCTTCAAAGATGCTCGGCTCTCTAAAGAAATATCTGCAAAGAACTTGGCCTTGGATGAAGCGAATTTTCTTAGGAATGAACGTAAACAAAGAGAGACATTTTTCTCCACCGTGACCCATGATATGCGAAATCCTCTCTCCATCATCAAGTCCAGCGCAGAAATGATAGTCAAACGACCGGATGATCTTCCAAGTGTTCTCAAATATGCAAATAAGATCATAAAAAATATTGATAGATCTAATGTCATGATCAAAGACCTTCTAGATAGTAAGATGTTAAGAAGTGGTGGAAAACTTTCATTGCAGAAGGTGGAATGTGACCTTGGAAGCATAATCAAAGAGACATGTGAAGATCTATCAGAGGTATATGGACCTCGATTTAAAACTGAAAAGATCCCAACAGTAAAAGGTAGGTTTGATTGCAGCGGCTTGAAGAGAGCCCTGGAAAATCTCATGATAAATGCAATAAAATACGGGGCTCCAGATAAACCAATAAAAGTTTCCCTAAATCAAACTAAAACTGAATTATGTATTCAGGTACATAATGAAGGCAATCCTATCCCATTAAAGGATCAAGCCTCTCTTTTCGAGTACTACCATAGATCGAATGTTCAAAATGGGTCTCAACTGGGGTGGGGGATAGGTCTGACTTTAGTCAAAGGTATAGCCGAGGGCCATGATGGTAAAGTTGAAGTGAGAAGCTCAAAGGATGAAGGAACCACTTTCTTTATTATACTTCCCATTTAA
- a CDS encoding tyrosine-type recombinase/integrase, whose product MAISEWTGPKGEKGYSVYVNLRSRPMPHLRFQKRVTGLKTMAEAQRTEKALVKELTMKVAQGEGHGFTWRMVVDKWATFVDSPYFMDRKYNPATVSDYVSMMHTWTKDWLDTPAADISRGDGREVLDRVLAQGRTKAFQKRLKNTINMIFNWGIESKIIRGVTHSPVFGLKIVLKEDKKPEILKLEEIRQLLKEARDKNHPWYPIWAVALLTGMRNGELFALKWSDVDLEKGLITVQRSYNKRTKEFKSTKAGYWRTVPVSQELKQLLLPLRQQQQHRNHHTHSCGGGESGDHGGGGFTGSRGGGRDSVGLDFVLPRIEMWVQGAQARVLREFCVLVGLSPIKFHTLRACFATQLISSGVEPIKVMKVCGWMDLKTMARYVRLAGIEEKGVTEHIKLLH is encoded by the coding sequence GGGCCTTAAAACAATGGCTGAAGCTCAGAGAACTGAGAAGGCACTGGTCAAGGAACTCACAATGAAAGTGGCTCAGGGTGAGGGGCATGGTTTCACATGGCGAATGGTTGTTGATAAATGGGCCACTTTTGTAGATTCTCCATATTTCATGGATAGGAAGTACAACCCTGCTACTGTTTCTGATTATGTATCGATGATGCATACCTGGACAAAGGACTGGCTAGATACGCCTGCAGCCGATATCAGCCGTGGTGATGGCCGAGAGGTACTAGATAGAGTCTTAGCCCAGGGACGGACCAAAGCCTTTCAGAAACGATTGAAGAACACCATCAACATGATTTTCAATTGGGGAATCGAATCAAAGATCATTCGGGGAGTAACTCACTCCCCAGTCTTTGGTTTGAAGATTGTTTTAAAAGAAGACAAGAAGCCGGAGATTTTGAAGTTGGAAGAGATCCGACAGCTGCTAAAGGAGGCCAGAGATAAGAATCATCCTTGGTATCCGATCTGGGCTGTGGCCCTTCTCACGGGGATGAGGAACGGTGAATTGTTTGCACTAAAGTGGAGTGATGTAGATTTAGAGAAGGGGCTGATTACGGTTCAGCGTTCATACAATAAGAGGACGAAGGAGTTTAAGAGCACCAAGGCGGGATACTGGAGGACAGTGCCAGTCTCACAAGAGCTAAAACAGCTTCTGCTCCCTCTTCGTCAGCAGCAGCAGCACAGAAATCACCATACTCATAGTTGTGGTGGCGGCGAAAGTGGAGATCATGGTGGTGGTGGTTTTACCGGCAGTCGCGGTGGTGGTCGTGACTCAGTTGGTTTGGATTTTGTTCTTCCCCGTATTGAAATGTGGGTCCAGGGTGCACAGGCTCGGGTTTTGAGAGAATTCTGTGTTTTAGTTGGTTTGAGTCCCATAAAGTTCCATACCCTGAGGGCCTGCTTTGCGACTCAACTCATTTCATCAGGGGTAGAACCAATTAAAGTGATGAAGGTTTGTGGGTGGATGGATTTAAAAACGATGGCTAGGTATGTGCGTCTAGCGGGAATAGAGGAAAAAGGTGTGACCGAGCATATTAAGTTGCTCCATTAA